One genomic region from Neisseria weaveri encodes:
- the pnp gene encoding polyribonucleotide nucleotidyltransferase, with the protein MFNKHVKSFQYGEHTVTLETGEIARQAAAAVKVSMGDTVVLVAVTANKDVKEGQDFFPLTVDYLERTYAAGKIPGGFFKREGKQSEKEILTSRLIDRPIRPLFPEGFYHDIQIVAMVVSVDPEIDSDIPAMIGASAALVLSGVPFAGPIGAARVGYVNGNYVLNPNKSVLEQSQLDLVVAGTAKAVLMVESEAQVLPEDIMLGAVVYGHEQMQAVINAINEFADAVNPEVWDWKAPETNEELVAKVREISGATIAEAFKIRQKQARSAKLDEAWAAVKDALITEETDTLTANEIKGIFKQLEADVVRGQILDGQPRIDGRDTRTVRPINIQTGVLPRTHGSALFTRGETQALAVATLGTQRDEQIIDALSGEYTDRFMLHYNFPPYSTGEVGRMGAPKRREIGHGRLAKRALVAVLPSPEEFSYTMRVVSEITESNGSSSMASVCGGCLSLLSAGVPLKAHVAGIAMGLILENNKFAVLTDILGDEDHLGDMDFKVAGTTEGVTALQMDIKIQGITKEIMQIALEQAKEARLHILAQMKEAVDGPQELSQHAPRLFTMKINQDKIRDVIGKGGETIRSITADTGTEINIAEDGTVTIAATTQEAGDAAKKRIEEITAEVEVGKVYDGTVLKLLDNNVGAIVSVIPGKDGLVHISQIAHERVKNVSDYLQVGQNVKVKALEVDDRGRVRLSIKALLEAPEREQRAEPAAE; encoded by the coding sequence ATGTTCAACAAACACGTTAAATCTTTCCAATACGGCGAACACACCGTTACCCTCGAAACCGGCGAAATCGCCCGCCAAGCCGCGGCAGCCGTAAAAGTTTCTATGGGCGACACCGTGGTTTTGGTAGCCGTTACCGCCAATAAAGACGTTAAAGAAGGCCAAGACTTTTTCCCGCTGACGGTTGACTATCTCGAGCGCACTTACGCTGCGGGTAAAATCCCCGGCGGTTTCTTCAAACGCGAAGGCAAGCAAAGCGAAAAAGAAATCCTGACCAGCCGCTTGATCGACCGCCCCATCCGCCCGCTGTTCCCCGAAGGTTTCTACCACGACATTCAAATCGTAGCGATGGTTGTTTCCGTTGACCCCGAAATCGACTCCGACATCCCCGCCATGATCGGTGCTTCTGCTGCGCTGGTGTTGAGCGGCGTGCCGTTTGCCGGCCCGATCGGTGCCGCACGCGTGGGTTATGTGAACGGCAACTATGTTTTGAATCCGAACAAATCTGTGCTGGAACAATCCCAATTGGACTTGGTGGTTGCCGGTACTGCCAAAGCCGTATTGATGGTGGAATCCGAAGCACAAGTTCTGCCTGAAGACATCATGTTGGGCGCAGTGGTTTACGGTCATGAACAAATGCAGGCCGTAATCAATGCCATCAATGAATTTGCCGATGCCGTCAACCCCGAAGTATGGGACTGGAAAGCACCGGAAACCAACGAAGAATTGGTGGCCAAAGTTCGTGAAATTTCCGGCGCCACGATTGCCGAAGCGTTCAAAATCCGCCAAAAACAAGCCCGTTCTGCTAAATTGGACGAAGCTTGGGCAGCCGTGAAAGACGCTTTGATTACCGAAGAAACCGACACGCTCACCGCCAACGAAATCAAAGGCATTTTCAAACAATTGGAAGCCGACGTTGTGCGCGGCCAGATTTTGGACGGCCAACCGCGTATCGACGGCCGCGATACCCGTACCGTGCGCCCGATCAACATCCAAACCGGCGTATTGCCGCGCACCCACGGTTCCGCCCTGTTTACCCGCGGCGAAACCCAAGCTTTGGCGGTGGCCACTTTGGGTACCCAGCGCGACGAGCAAATCATTGATGCCTTGAGCGGCGAATACACCGACCGCTTCATGCTGCACTACAACTTCCCGCCGTACTCTACCGGCGAAGTGGGCCGCATGGGTGCGCCGAAACGCCGAGAAATCGGCCACGGCCGTTTGGCCAAACGCGCGCTGGTTGCCGTGTTGCCTTCGCCGGAAGAATTCAGCTACACCATGCGCGTGGTTTCCGAAATTACCGAGTCTAACGGTTCGTCTTCGATGGCTTCCGTGTGCGGCGGCTGTTTGAGCCTGCTGTCTGCCGGTGTGCCGCTGAAAGCGCACGTTGCCGGTATCGCCATGGGCTTGATTTTGGAAAACAACAAATTCGCCGTGTTGACCGACATTTTGGGCGACGAAGACCACTTGGGCGATATGGACTTCAAAGTGGCCGGCACCACCGAAGGCGTTACCGCGCTGCAAATGGACATTAAGATTCAAGGTATTACCAAAGAAATCATGCAGATTGCTTTGGAGCAGGCCAAAGAAGCGCGTCTGCACATTTTGGCGCAAATGAAAGAAGCCGTTGACGGCCCGCAAGAGCTGTCGCAACACGCTCCGCGCCTGTTTACCATGAAGATCAACCAAGACAAAATCCGCGATGTGATCGGCAAAGGCGGCGAAACCATTCGCAGCATCACTGCCGATACCGGCACCGAAATCAATATTGCCGAAGACGGCACGGTAACCATTGCCGCCACCACTCAAGAAGCGGGCGATGCGGCGAAAAAACGCATCGAAGAAATCACCGCCGAAGTGGAAGTGGGCAAAGTGTACGACGGTACCGTATTGAAACTGTTGGATAACAACGTCGGCGCCATCGTTTCCGTGATTCCGGGTAAAGACGGTTTGGTACACATCAGCCAAATCGCCCACGAGCGCGTGAAAAACGTGAGCGACTACCTGCAAGTCGGCCAAAACGTGAAAGTGAAAGCATTGGAAGTGGACGACCGCGGCCGCGTACGCCTGTCTATCAAAGCCTTGCTGGAAGCACCCGAACGCGAACAACGCGCCGAACCTGCTGCCGAATAA
- a CDS encoding phospholipase D family protein, whose product MLKKTFTLLLFIIVTLIITAFATYKKLPDNSRRKPSHYLLPQSESALVRHLLPQAEAHPGLSGIYALRDGRDAFLARLALAETAQHTLDVQYYIWHDDISGRLLMQSLYKAAERGVRVRLLLDDNNTSGMDELLSAVNAHPNIEIRLFNPFMQRGFRPLGYLSDFFRLNRRMHNKSFTADGIVTIIGGRNVGDEYFGAGTGVMFADLDVAAVGAAANDVEQDFDRYWASESSYPAELILENHVNTTFDTTPSANAETQDYLKAFAQQLQTGTLPLIWSKTQLVSDDPAKGLGKALPGNTVVAHISPVMAAAEKELLIVSPYFVPTKKGAELLSNIARSGKNVQVLTNSLSATDVAPVHAGYTKYRKDLLAAGVKLFELKPDATVTTDDHGGLIHGSSGASLHAKTFAVDGKKLFVGSFNMDPRSAALNTEMGFIIDSPELATQLSDGLKQHHAVHTYTVTELSEGGLQWQTEENGKTLVYQQEPKSSVFKRFSVWFCSLLPIEWLL is encoded by the coding sequence ATGCTAAAGAAAACTTTTACCTTACTGCTTTTCATCATCGTCACTTTAATCATCACGGCGTTCGCAACCTATAAAAAATTGCCCGACAACAGCCGGCGCAAGCCTTCGCACTATCTGCTGCCCCAATCTGAAAGTGCGCTGGTGCGGCATTTGCTGCCGCAAGCGGAGGCGCATCCCGGTCTTTCGGGTATTTATGCGCTGCGAGACGGGCGTGATGCGTTTTTGGCTCGGTTGGCACTGGCGGAAACGGCGCAGCACACGCTGGATGTGCAGTATTACATTTGGCATGACGATATTTCCGGCCGTTTGCTGATGCAGAGTTTGTACAAAGCAGCCGAGCGCGGTGTGCGCGTACGTCTTTTGCTTGACGATAACAACACCAGCGGCATGGACGAGCTGCTGTCGGCAGTCAATGCCCACCCCAATATCGAAATACGCCTGTTTAACCCTTTCATGCAGCGCGGTTTTCGGCCTTTGGGCTATTTGAGCGACTTTTTCCGTCTCAACCGCCGCATGCACAATAAATCTTTCACTGCAGACGGCATCGTTACCATTATCGGCGGTCGCAATGTCGGTGATGAATACTTCGGTGCAGGCACGGGCGTGATGTTTGCCGACTTGGATGTGGCTGCCGTCGGTGCCGCCGCGAATGATGTCGAGCAAGACTTCGACCGCTATTGGGCGAGCGAATCCAGCTACCCGGCCGAACTGATTTTGGAAAACCATGTCAACACCACATTCGACACCACGCCGTCTGCCAATGCGGAAACCCAAGACTACTTGAAAGCCTTTGCCCAACAGTTGCAAACCGGTACTTTGCCGCTTATCTGGTCGAAAACCCAGCTCGTGAGCGACGACCCCGCCAAAGGCTTGGGCAAAGCTTTGCCGGGCAACACCGTGGTGGCGCACATCAGCCCTGTGATGGCGGCGGCCGAAAAAGAACTGCTTATCGTGTCGCCTTATTTTGTGCCGACGAAAAAAGGGGCTGAACTGCTCAGTAACATTGCCCGAAGCGGTAAAAACGTACAGGTGCTGACCAATTCGCTCTCCGCTACCGACGTTGCGCCCGTTCACGCGGGCTATACCAAATACCGCAAAGACTTGCTTGCCGCCGGTGTGAAACTGTTTGAATTGAAACCGGATGCCACCGTTACCACAGACGACCACGGCGGATTAATCCACGGCAGCAGCGGTGCCAGCCTGCATGCCAAAACTTTTGCGGTGGACGGCAAAAAGCTTTTTGTCGGCTCGTTCAATATGGATCCGCGTTCGGCCGCCTTGAATACCGAGATGGGCTTTATTATCGACAGCCCCGAGCTGGCAACACAGCTTTCAGACGGCCTCAAGCAGCATCACGCCGTGCATACCTACACCGTAACCGAACTTTCCGAAGGCGGCCTGCAATGGCAAACCGAAGAAAACGGCAAAACGCTTGTCTATCAGCAAGAGCCGAAAAGCAGCGTGTTCAAACGGTTTTCGGTGTGGTTCTGCTCGCTGCTGCCGATTGAGTGGTTGCTGTAA